From one Sulfurovum sp. UBA12169 genomic stretch:
- the hisZ gene encoding ATP phosphoribosyltransferase regulatory subunit (May allow the feedback regulation of ATP phosphoribosyltransferase activity by histidine) — translation MIFEHEIPSGSRLYFGKSAKLKREIENSASDVLATLGFEEIVTPIFSYHQHESFEKSNTLVRLNDESNHEVTLRADSTADVVRIVTKRLGRSMESKKWFYIQPTVAYPTKEQYQIGAEIIDGSFEEVAQITVALLKKLDIKPIIQISNIRIPHLLNEKYGISLEVLKSMHIEQILSVNLPWMESLVSINSVDDLKDLSVFPKDIRVELEKIKVAAQKVNDTTMVISPLFYAKLRYYDSLTFRMFEGNALLATGGIYTIDNVEAAGFALYTDECITYKMEKMSRE, via the coding sequence ATGATATTTGAACATGAAATTCCTAGCGGCAGTCGGCTTTACTTCGGGAAGAGTGCAAAACTCAAAAGAGAGATTGAAAACAGTGCAAGCGATGTATTGGCGACACTTGGGTTTGAAGAGATCGTTACCCCGATTTTTTCTTACCATCAGCATGAATCTTTTGAAAAGAGCAATACGCTTGTGCGCCTTAATGATGAGAGCAATCATGAGGTGACTTTGCGTGCAGACTCTACAGCCGATGTTGTGCGTATCGTAACAAAAAGACTGGGACGAAGCATGGAGTCAAAAAAATGGTTTTATATCCAGCCCACCGTTGCTTATCCGACAAAAGAACAGTATCAGATTGGAGCTGAAATCATAGACGGCAGCTTTGAAGAAGTGGCACAAATAACGGTCGCACTTTTAAAAAAACTTGATATCAAACCCATTATCCAAATATCCAATATCCGTATTCCTCATCTGCTCAATGAGAAATACGGTATTTCTCTTGAAGTATTGAAATCAATGCATATAGAGCAGATTCTCTCTGTAAATCTACCCTGGATGGAATCATTGGTAAGCATCAACAGTGTGGATGATCTTAAAGATTTGAGTGTTTTTCCTAAAGATATTAGAGTAGAATTAGAAAAGATAAAAGTAGCTGCACAAAAAGTAAATGATACAACAATGGTAATTTCCCCGCTTTTTTATGCAAAATTGAGATATTATGATTCTTTGACATTTAGAATGTTTGAAGGGAATGCACTTTTGGCCACAGGCGGTATTTATACGATTGACAATGTAGAGGCAGCAGGATTTGCACTTTACACAGATGAGTGTATCACGTATAAAATGGAAAAAATGAGTAGGGAGTAA